Part of the bacterium genome is shown below.
TCTCGGGGTTTTGCAGACTGTCATGGTAGACGTAGCTGAACCCAAGATGCTCTTTGCCGGGTGATAGTTCGATGCGTCCGGCCGTCGTCTTGATTTCGGGCACCAGCGCGCCCGCTTGAGTCTTGCCCGTCAAACCAATTAGTTTCACCGAGCCCGCGTTTACCTGCGCGCGCACCCCGTCAAGTTCCGAATCAAAATAGAGGTCGCGATTCTCAAAGAGACTCAAGGCCAAGCCCGAAGCCCACAAATCGCTGAAATGGCCGAAGCGGAGTTGGAGCGGATCAAATGTCGCTTCAAAGTAGCGTTTGTCGAAGCGGTTCTGATCGGTCAGGCGAAACTGATCCACGTCCGCTTCAGACGGACGAAAATAGAGGTAGCGACCCCCAAGGCGAAAGTTTCCGCTGAACAGGTCGAGGCGCAGACGGTTTTCCACGAAGCGGCGCGCGATCGTATTGTCAGGATATTCCAGGCCGGCGCGGCGGGTGTCTACTTCACGGCCATTGTCAAAACGCAATTGGTTCGAGCCGTCCAGTTCAATGTCCTCAAGCTGCGCAAAGGCTGTAAGGTTCAGCAGACAGCAGGCGCAAAGAGCAAGTAGAAGTCTATTCACCGGCAGACTCGAGCAGTTGGTTGGCGCGCGTGAGCATGGCGTTCGTGTCTTTCATTTCGCCGCGATGTTCAAACACGGGCGATCCGGACGGATCGAGCATTACGGTATACGGTATGGAGGTGCCGCCGTAAAGCTTCAAGACTTCGCCATCCGGATCGTGCAATCCCGTCCAAGTGAAGCCCTTGGAATCGAGAAACGGTTTCACACGGCTCATGGATTTCTGATTGTCTTCGGAGACAAGCAGAACGTTCATGCCGCGTCTTTGAAGGTCATCAAACGTATCCTTCAGATTGGACAGTTCGGCTTTGCACGGCTTACACCATGTCGCCCAAAACACAAGCAGGCTGGGACGACCACCAGCGTTGTTCGCGATGCTGAAGTCGCCGCCGTTGACCTGCTGAAGCGACCAATTACGGCCGCCGGCACTTGCGGAATTCAGCAGAATTACAGAGAGAATTAGAGCAAGAAGTGTCTTCACGATTGCGATCTCTGTTACGAATTAATTTGAGGGCTGTTCGAACTCGGCGATAAGGGATTCAATCGCGCTGCGCAATTCACCTTCACTGACGCTCTGGAATCGGTAACGGATCGTGC
Proteins encoded:
- a CDS encoding TlpA family protein disulfide reductase — protein: MKTLLALILSVILLNSASAGGRNWSLQQVNGGDFSIANNAGGRPSLLVFWATWCKPCKAELSNLKDTFDDLQRRGMNVLLVSEDNQKSMSRVKPFLDSKGFTWTGLHDPDGEVLKLYGGTSIPYTVMLDPSGSPVFEHRGEMKDTNAMLTRANQLLESAGE